From one Kwoniella shandongensis chromosome 4, complete sequence genomic stretch:
- a CDS encoding N-acetylglucosamine-6-phosphate deacetylase, whose translation MTDVVRFTNGYLALPDGTAAKADLYISPSTGLIISGQSSFYSTTSLPARTIDLRGNLLCPGLIDVQINGAFGIDFSELDLTAPGDEGERKYVEGLEHVAKRLAEFGTTSFVPTIITQKEELYAKLLRLLRPRSPPDSAHILGYHAEGPFLHPLRRGAHSSTLLMTASSNPPINTFDKVYGKEGLDQEGVKIITLAPDVEGVMGCVEELVQRGVTVSIGHSDATLEQAEEAMKRGARMITHLFNAMPPIHHRDPGVIGLLGAPDHRPYYGIIADGYHSHPNTVRIAYKACKEGCVLVSDAQTIMDPSLPDGVHPWRDGIKFRKEGLKVLVDGTNTLAGSAAPLAPQVHNLSKFANIPIPEALLGATLRPAQLLGGEIARRKGQLTEGYDADLCVMDWQGKVLSTWVGGKEVWKDQSFVE comes from the exons ATGACGGACGTTGTAAGATTCACGAATGGATACCTTGCCCTGCCGGACGGTACC GCCGCCAAAGCAGATCTCtacatctccccttccacagGTCTCATCATATCTGGCCAATCCTCATTCTACAGCACCACCTCTTTACCCGCACGAACGATCGACTTGAGGGGTAATCTGCTCTGTCCGGGACTTATCGATGTTCAGATAAACGGAGCGTTTGGTATTGATTTTTCGGAGCTGGATCTCACTGCACCAGGGGATGAGGGGGAGAGGAAGTATGTCGAAGGGCTGGAACATGTTGCGAAGAGATTGGCAGAGTTTGGaacgacgagtttcgtgcctaccatcatcacccaaAAAGAAGAGCTGTATGCGAAG CTTCTTCGCTTACTTCGACCTAGATCACCTCCCGACTCCGCCCACATACTAGGCTATCACGCCGAAggtcccttcctccatccactACGACGCGGTGCTCATTCCTCCACCCTCTTAATGACAGCATCGTCAAATCCTCCAATCAACACATTCGATAAAGTCTACGGGAAAGAAGGGTTAGATCAGGAAGGTGTGAAGATCATAACGCTAGCTCCGGATGTGGAGGGTGTAATGGGTTGCGTGGAGGAACTGGTACAGAGAGGTGTGACGGTCTCAATAGGACATAG TGACGCTACGCTGGAACAAGCcgaagaagcgatgaagagaGGAGCGAGAATGATCACACATTTGTTCAA CGCAATGCCTCCAATCCATCATCGCGACCCAGGTGTCATAGGATTACTAGGCGCCCCGGACCACAGACCATACTACGGTATAATAGCGGACGGATATCATTCCCATCCCAATACTGTAAGAATAGCCTACAAGGCATGTAAAGAGGGTTGCGTATTAGTTTCAGATG CACAAACGATTATGGACCCTTCTTTACCTGATGGTGTACACCCATGGCGAGATGGTATCAAGTTTAGAAAGGAGGGATTGAAAGTGCTAGTGGACGGAACAAACACCTTAgcaggaag CGCCGCACCCCTCGCACCACAAGTACATAACCTCTCGAAATTCGCCAACATCCCCATCCCCGAAGCACTCCTCGGGGCGACCCTCCGTCCAGCCCAACTACTAGGCGGAGAGATCGCACGACGGAAAGGACAGCTGACGGAAGGGTACGATGCGGATCTGTGCGTGATGGATTGGCAAGGTAAGGTTCTGAGTACGTGGGTAGGAGGCAAGGAGGTTTGGAAAGATCAGAGTTTCGTTGAGTAG